The Tamandua tetradactyla isolate mTamTet1 chromosome 8, mTamTet1.pri, whole genome shotgun sequence genome includes a window with the following:
- the RIC3 gene encoding protein RIC-3 isoform X6 gives MEKLINRVGPNGESRTQTVTSDQEKRLLHQLREITRVMKEGKFIDRTTPEKEAEEAPYMEDWEGYPEETYPVYDLSDCIKRRQETILVDYPDPKEPSAEEIAERIGVLEEESDHLVWESLHTDPRIQEDNSVTSHDPQPETCSCCFHEEEDPAILAENAGFSADSYSEQEEPTKEEWSQDFRDEGLGIGADKTYTGGMLRKRNPQGLE, from the exons CAGAACACAGACTGTGACTTCTGACCAAGAGAAACGTTTGCTACACCAACTCCGAGAAATCACCAGGGTCATGAAGGAAGGAAAATTCATTGACAGAACCACTCCAGAGAAAGAAGCTGAGGAGGCCCCTTACATGGAGGACTGGGAAG GTTACCCTGAAGAAACTTATCCAGTTTATGACCTTTCAGATTGTATCAAGCGTAGGCAAGAAACGATCCTGGTGGATTACCCTGATCCAAAAGAGCCTTCTGCTGAAGAAATAGCTGAAAGAATAGGAGTGCTGGAAGAAGAATCAGACCATTTGGTTTGGGAAAGTTTGCACACTGATCCCAGAATCCAGGAAGACAATTCTGTTACTTCGCATGACCCACAGCCAGAAACATGTTCCTGCTGTTTCCATGAAGAGGAGGATCCTGCGATCTTGGCAGAGAATGCTGGATTCAGTGCAGATAGCTACAGTGAGCAAGAGGAACCCACCAAAGAGGAGTGGTCCCAAGACTTCAGAGATGAAGGGTTGGGCATCGGTGCTGATAAAACATACACAGGTGGCATGTTGAGGAAGCGGAATCCTCAGGGTTTAGAGTGA